The genomic interval cagtggctcacacctgtaatcccagcactttgggaggcggaggcaggcgaatcacctgagggcaggagtttgagaccaggacTGGCCAacataacatggtgaaacctcttctctactaaaaatataaaaattaaccaagtgtggtggttcatgcctgtaatcccaggtacttgggaggctgatgagtcaggagaattgcttgaacccaggaggtagaggttgcagtgagctgagatcatgccactgcactccagcctgggcgacacagtgagaccgtttttttttttttttttttttttttttttttttttaagatacagggtctcactagttacccaggctgttctcgaactcctggcctcaagccatcctcccacgttgacctcccaaagtgctgattacaggcaagaaccaccCACACACTCCCCTGGCCACGGCAGCATGCACTGCACAGAACTGGGCCCGGGGATTGGGAGGAGGGGACAGTTTAGACGTCCTGAGGTCAGCTTTCTGGTTTTCAAGGTTCAGATAGAGGACAGGACGTGACATCAGGCCAAGGACGCTACCCGTGTTCCCCTCCTGACTTGGATGTGGTCAGCAGAGAAGTGGAACCGGGTGAGGTCTGGGCCACTTTTGCCTGGTCTACATCCTCTTTTTCTGACTTTGCGGCATTCAGtacaggagggagagaggagggggctGGGTGCCAGTGTGCGCCCCACTGACAGTGTCCTAAACAAAGCTCCCCCCTATTCCCCCAACCAGCCCTCCTCCTTGTGACAGGCAGTGGGCCATCTGCCTTAGTCATGGGTCTGAACCTTCTTGCCTCTGGCTGGGATGTGGCCCTGGGCTCGCTCCTGTCTCGGGAGCTATTGGGCCCCATCCACTCTGAGGAGGAACTCCTGGTTCCCCTGGCCCAGGTGCACAAACCGCCCTGGCAATTGACCTGTTAACAGCAAGTTACCTGTCTGTTCCGCCAAGAGTCCTCACAATGTGTCAGGACTTTTGCACTAAGCCCGGGACACAGCTGTGCAGCACACTGGTCCCGGATCCCTTTGGGGGCCTAGGAGCTGAGCCCGGCCCTTCTCTCCACAGTCAGGCCCCACCCTGGACATGCCAGTTCCCTCTAGCTTCAACGACATCAGCCAGGACTGGCGTCTGTGGCATTTTGTCGGCTGGGTGTGGTATGAACGGGAGGTGATCCTGCCAGAGCGATGGACCCAGGACCTGAGCACAAGAGTGGTGCTGAGGATTGGCAGTGCCCACGCCTATGCCATCGTGGTCAGTGTGGCCAGGAGCAGGCAGGGCGGGTGGGTGGGCACGGCTGCTGACTAGCATGGGACCCCCAGCTGCCACCCACAGCCTATCTGCCGGGGTGGGATGGTGaggggccctgccctgccctgggtgCTGTGCCCTGTGTAGGGGGATAGGTGGCCTCATCTACCCCATTGGGATGCCGTTCTTCCCGTCTGACGGGCAGGCCCCAGAGCGCCATACTTTTGGATATGTGAGGGAGTGCCCAATAGCAGGGCCCCTCCTCATGCCCTGACCTGCCACCCCCTCCCTATGTCTCCTGTGTCTGCAGTGGGTGAATGGGGTCAACACGCTAGAGCATGAGGGGGGCTACCTCCCCTTTGAGGCCGACATCAGCAACCTGGTCCAGGTGGGGCCCCTGTCCTCCCAGCTCCGCATCACTGTCGCCATCAACAACACACTCACCCCCACCACCCTGCCACCAGGGACCATCCAATACCTGACCGACACCTCCAAGTGGGTATCATCCTGCTTCCATTGCACGCACCCACCTTCCCGCCCCACCCGGTGGTCTTCCTGCTAGGGACAGGGTGGCCTTTGCAGAGTGGAGGCCCTGGATCTGGGGAGGCCGGGAAGGCATGTGAGCTGAGGTCAAGGGACCCAGGGCAAGGGCCCAGCGAACCACAGTCCTCCCACCCTAGGTATCCCAAGGGTTACTTTGTCCAGAATACATACTTTGACTTCTTCAACTACGCGGGACTCCAGCGGTCTGTGCTTCTGTACACAACACCCACCACCTACATCGATGACATCACCGTCACCACCGGCGTGGAGCATGACAGTGGTGAGGGCTTCTGCTAGGATCCTCCCTCAGTGGGGCCCAGGGTGGCTCTGTTTGTTCCCTGTTTGGAAAGCTCTCCCAGGAAAAAGGTGCTCCCAGCATCTCTAAACCCTCACAGGTTCCCATCCACCTACAAAGCTAAATTCCAGGCTGTCTGAGTGGGCACGGGCTCCCGAAATCACCCGTGTGGTTGACCTCCCTTGGAGAAGAGGGGTCTTCTCACACAGCTCAGGGTGGCAGTCATGTCCCTTTGCCACTGTGCTGCTCTCACTCCAGCTCCCCTTGCTACACGTCGTGCTCAAGGAACAGGCAGCTTcggggggccgggcatggtggctcacacctgtcatccagCACTTTGCAAGGAGGCCctggtaggaggatctcttgaggccagtagttcaagaccagcctgagcaacatagcgaggtcatcaccacaaaaaattaaaaaattagccaggatggtgatgcatgccggtagtcccagctgctgaggcaggagaatcacttcaggcTGGgcggtcaagggtgcagtgagctatgactgtgccactgcgttctggtctgggcaacagagggagaccctgtctttctttattttcttttttcttttttttttttttgagatggattcttgctctgtcaccaagctggagggcagtggtgtgatcttgactcactgcaatctctgcctcctggattcaagcaattcttctgcctcagcctcccaagtagctgggattacaggcacctgccactacacccggctaatttttgtatttttttttagtagagatggggtttcactatgttggtctgactggtcttgaactcctaacctaaggtgatccaccctcctcggcctgccaaaatgcaagggttacagatgtgagcccctgcgcccagctgGGGGATaccctgttgttgttgttgttgttgttgtttttgtttgagatggagtctctctctgttgtccaggctggagtgcagtggtatgatcttggctcactgtaacctccacctcccaggttcaagcgattctcctgcctcaacctcctgaacagctgggattacaggcgtacgccaccatgcccagctaatttttgtatttttagtagagatggggtttcagcatgttggccaggctggttcaactcctgacttcaggatccacccacctcagtctcccaaaatgctgggattacaggcatgagccactgggatATCCtgtatttatgaaaaatttttattttaagtttttttctttcttaaaatgtacatttttcaggccgggcgccgtggctcacgcctataatcccaacactttgggaggccaaggcagtcggatcacgaggtcaggagctcaagaccatcctggctaacacggtgaaacgccatctctactaaaaatacaaaacattagccgggcgtgctggcgggcgcctgtagtcccagctactccggaggctgaggcaggagaatggcgtgaacccgggaggcagagctcacagtgagccaagatcacatcactgcactccagcctggaggacagagagagactccatgtcaaaaaaataaataaaaaaataaaacatacctttttcttttcctgatatGAGgccttgcactgtcgcccaggctggagtgcagtggcaagattatTGACAGCTGTCATGGGGCTGCAGTTCTAAGTTTAAAAGAATTTAGGTGCCgtgcgccgtggctcacgcctgtaatctcagcactttgggaggccgaggcgggtggatcatgaggtcaggagatcgagaccatcctggctaacacagtgaaaccccatctctactaaaaatacaaaaaaaattagctaggcgtggtggcgggtgcccgtagtcccagctactctggaggctgaggcaggagaatggcttgaacctgggagggggagcttgcagttagccgagattgcgccactgcactccagcctgagcgacagagcaagactccgtctcaaaaaataaaaaaataaaaaaaatttaggctgggtgtggtggctaatgcttgtcatcccagcagtttgggaatgtggatcgcttgaactgaaaagtttcagaccagcctgggcaacatagtgagaccgtgtctgagaaaaaataaaataaatgaatacaaaagaattgaaaaaagaaTCACACAGCAAACACAATGCAACACAGAGCAATTTATGGCCCAGGAAAAGTATTTTGGAAGTTAAGTTTAGAATAGCgcgggcgcaggggctcatgcctgtcatcccagcacttttggaggccgaggcaggtggattgcttgagctccgaAGTtcaaaccagcctagccaacgttagctgggcattgtggtgtgagcctgcaatcccagctactcaggaggttgagatgggagagttgcttgaacccgggaggtggaggttgcagtgagctgagattgcaacactgcactccagcctgggtgacagcaacaccccgactcaaaaaaaataatgaagtgcAAAACACATGGTTCACCCTGAGACACAGAATTCAGGACAGGCTGCTCGTCAGGATGAGACAGCGCCGATTATTACTGGGGAAACTCCCTTTCTGGGAGTCTTCCATGATGAATTCCTAAGGAGCTGGGAAGAGGTGTTACTGTAAGCACGTTCTGGGCTGGCCTTTGGGTGCACATGCACAGTAGCTGTACATGCGTGTTCACACATCACGTGTCTCAGTGGCGTGGCTGGCATGTCCAAAAAACACAGTCACTTCTTGACTACCTACCCTGCctcaagatcatagctcactgcagccccgaactcctggctcaagcaatcctcccacttcagcctcccaagtagctacggCTGCTGGGGCTGCAAGCacgcaccagcacgcccagctgaTTGTGTTTTTAGGGAAGAAGTGGTttccctgtgttacccaggctggtcttgaactcctgggctcaagcgatcctcccacctcagcctccccgtgttgggattacaggtctgaccactgtgcctggccaaaaaaatctttttttaaattaaaaaagcactgggtgcggtggctcacacctgtaatcccagcactttgggaggccaaggcaggtggatcacctaaggtcaggggttctagagcagcctggccaatatggcaaaatcctatctctactaaaaaatataaaaattcaccaagcatggtggtgcacgtctataatcccaggtacttgggaggctgagggggcagaatctcctgaaccctggaggtggaggttgcagtgagccaagatcatgccactgcactccagcctggggaacagagtgagactccgtttcaagaaaaaaacaaaaacaatttaaaaaattaaataaataaaaaaaaagcaacagaaacaaatGGCTTCCTGGCAGCAGTGGCTGCAGGGCGCTCCCATTTGTGTGACTCAGGTCATGTCCCTCCCTCAGCCCTGCTCTCTCTTGTTTCTCGCAGGGCTGGTGAATTACCAGATCTCTGTCAAGGGCAGTAATCTGTTCGAGTTGGAAGTACGTCTTCTGGATGCAGAAAACAAACTCGTGGCGAATGGGACAGGAACCCAGGGCCAACTGAAGGTGCCGGGTGCCAGCCTCTGGTGGCCATACCTGATGCACGAACGCCCCGCCTATCTGTACTCTTTGGAGGTAATGGTGGTTTGGGACATGCCCAAGGGAGGTCTTTTGCCCGCATCTAGTGTCCCTGGCTTCAGCAGGAGCCCAGGACAGGTGAACGGGCGGGCGTGGTCCTCTGAGCTTTCTGATGTTTCTCACCCTTGGTGGGaggcccagttttttttttttggtttttttttgagatagtttcactctgtcaccccggctggagtgcagtggcctgatcacagcacactgcagccttgagctgtCAGCCtgcagcaatcctcctaccttggctcctcagtagctgggactacaggcacatgccaccatgcctggctaattaaagaaaaaagtaagctgggcacagtggctcatgcctacaatctcagcattttgggaggctgaggtgggtggatggcctgaggccaggagtttgagaccagcctggccaacatggtgaaaccccatctctactaaaaatgtgacaatttgctgggcatggtggtgcacacctgtaattccagctacttgggaggctgaggcaggagaattgcttgaactcaggaggcagagggtgcagtgagctgagatcacaccactgcagtccagcctgggggacagagtgagactgtctcaagaaagtttttttttatagagatgaggtctcaggctgttgccaggctggtcttgagttcctggactccagtgatcctcctgccttagcctcccaaaatgtgagAACTCCAGGCATGAGCCTCCTTGTCTGGTCAAGGGGAAGGCCCCGTTTTGAAGGGCAGGTCCCAGGGTCAGCCAGGGAAGGGCAGAGCCTCTGATTGCTGCATCTCTGCTTACAGGCCCAGAGGCGGCTGCTGGGGTGCACGAGGGGCCTTCCTGGCAGAGGGCAGGCCGGATGGGGCTCAGGCTGTCGGGTGCTCACACCTGGTGCTTTGGTTGTTGTAGGTGCGCCTGACTGCACAGATGTCACCGGGGCCTGTGTCTGACTTCTACACACTCCCTGTGGGGATCCGCACTGTGGCTGTCACCGAAAGCCAGTTCCTCATCAATGGGAAACCTTTCTATTTCCACGGCGTCAACAAGCATGAGGATGCGGACGTGCGTTGGGGCTCCTGGGTCCTTGTGGGGGCTGCTTCTGGTCACCCTCCACTTTCACCTTCCCTGTGTCCTGCAGTTGAGGGCAGCTCAGGGCAATGAGGCAAATGGCTCCAAATGGAGAGGGGACTCGTGGGGTGGCTCTCCAGGGTCCTGGCTCTCAGAGGAAGTGCAGCTTCGACAGGGACAGGGGTCATTCAGCTCTGCTGTCTCGTAGATCCGAGGGAAGGGCTTCGACTGGCCGCTGCTGGTGAAGGACTTCAACCTGCTTCGCTGGCTTGGTGCCAATGCCTTCCGCACCAGCCACTACCCCTACGCCGAGGAAGTGCTGCAGATGTGTGACCGCTATGGGATTGTGGTCATCGATGAGTGTCCTGGCGTGGGCCTGGCACTGCCGTGAGTCCCCTCTGTGCACCTGCTCACCTGCCCAGCCCGTGGGCTGCACCATGACCCTCTGTCCCTTCCCTCCTGGCCTGCAGGCAGTTCTTCAACAACGTGTCCCTGCAAAACCACATGCGGATGATGGAGGAAGTGGTGCGCAGGGACAAGAACCACCCTGCCGTCGTGATGTGGTCTGTGGCCAATGAGCCTGCGTCCCACCTAGAATCTGCCGGCTACTACTTGAAGTGAGTGCCCCCTGCCTGCCCTCGGCTAGACTGGGGAGGAGACCCTGGCAGGTGGCTGGCTGGGGTGGGCGTGTGCTGTTCAAGATCAGCCTCCCGTCCAGC from Rhinopithecus roxellana isolate Shanxi Qingling chromosome 6, ASM756505v1, whole genome shotgun sequence carries:
- the GUSB gene encoding beta-glucuronidase isoform X2, whose amino-acid sequence is MPSWYPKGYFVQNTYFDFFNYAGLQRSVLLYTTPTTYIDDITVTTGVEHDSGLVNYQISVKGSNLFELEVRLLDAENKLVANGTGTQGQLKVPGASLWWPYLMHERPAYLYSLEVRLTAQMSPGPVSDFYTLPVGIRTVAVTESQFLINGKPFYFHGVNKHEDADIRGKGFDWPLLVKDFNLLRWLGANAFRTSHYPYAEEVLQMCDRYGIVVIDECPGVGLALPQFFNNVSLQNHMRMMEEVVRRDKNHPAVVMWSVANEPASHLESAGYYLKMVIAHTKALDPSRPVTFVTNSNYAADKGAPYVDVICLNSYYSWYHDYGHLELIQRQLTTQFETWYKSYQKPIIQSEYGAETIVGFHQDPPLMFTEEYQKSLLEQYHVVLDQKRRKYVVGELIWNFADFMTEQSPTRVLGNKKGVFTRQRQPKSAAFLLRERYWKIANETRHPHSVAKSQCLENSPFT
- the GUSB gene encoding beta-glucuronidase isoform X3, with the protein product MDPGPEHKSGAEDWQCPRLCHRGLVNYQISVKGSNLFELEVRLLDAENKLVANGTGTQGQLKVPGASLWWPYLMHERPAYLYSLEVRLTAQMSPGPVSDFYTLPVGIRTVAVTESQFLINGKPFYFHGVNKHEDADIRGKGFDWPLLVKDFNLLRWLGANAFRTSHYPYAEEVLQMCDRYGIVVIDECPGVGLALPQFFNNVSLQNHMRMMEEVVRRDKNHPAVVMWSVANEPASHLESAGYYLKMVIAHTKALDPSRPVTFVTNSNYAADKGAPYVDVICLNSYYSWYHDYGHLELIQRQLTTQFETWYKSYQKPIIQSEYGAETIVGFHQDPPLMFTEEYQKSLLEQYHVVLDQKRRKYVVGELIWNFADFMTEQSPTRVLGNKKGVFTRQRQPKSAAFLLRERYWKIANETRHPHSVAKSQCLENSPFT
- the GUSB gene encoding beta-glucuronidase isoform X1, giving the protein MARGLAVAWAVLGPLLWGCALALQGGMLYPRESPSRERKELDGLWSFRADFSDNRRRGFEEQWYRRPLRESGPTLDMPVPSSFNDISQDWRLWHFVGWVWYEREVILPERWTQDLSTRVVLRIGSAHAYAIVWVNGVNTLEHEGGYLPFEADISNLVQVGPLSSQLRITVAINNTLTPTTLPPGTIQYLTDTSKYPKGYFVQNTYFDFFNYAGLQRSVLLYTTPTTYIDDITVTTGVEHDSGLVNYQISVKGSNLFELEVRLLDAENKLVANGTGTQGQLKVPGASLWWPYLMHERPAYLYSLEVRLTAQMSPGPVSDFYTLPVGIRTVAVTESQFLINGKPFYFHGVNKHEDADIRGKGFDWPLLVKDFNLLRWLGANAFRTSHYPYAEEVLQMCDRYGIVVIDECPGVGLALPQFFNNVSLQNHMRMMEEVVRRDKNHPAVVMWSVANEPASHLESAGYYLKMVIAHTKALDPSRPVTFVTNSNYAADKGAPYVDVICLNSYYSWYHDYGHLELIQRQLTTQFETWYKSYQKPIIQSEYGAETIVGFHQDPPLMFTEEYQKSLLEQYHVVLDQKRRKYVVGELIWNFADFMTEQSPTRVLGNKKGVFTRQRQPKSAAFLLRERYWKIANETRHPHSVAKSQCLENSPFT